The following coding sequences are from one Malaciobacter pacificus window:
- a CDS encoding diguanylate cyclase — MSDNIKSFKEVLSSEIVYIKEQFLSRYIASFRKIEEEEYVNIKDFFCDIIEDICNGNLEKSFITCEKLVELNIKLSIPYVTLTNELINLEKLIMERLLYKNAKDEIYEIYKLHLELEDTIAKIYLDKYTESLISKNNIRLSSLNDIYERNVVLYYKAHLEWLNELSKAVKSRDIAIIPETNHTLCTFGKWLHSDGKKIIQNNSKYNSILKMHEKLHFMSKQIMSYLSKDSGQNHILLTYLEKSEMLSLSLGTELALIDNTLINNEAKKDPLTGALNRQRIEKLYQNQLEIASATAETFVLAMCDLDYFKNVNDSYGHMVGDKMLKAFVQIAKKSLRSSDMIIRYGGEEFVFILPAVNAKKAKEILNKIREDFQSFSIDYEDKKVSTTISIGFIQINSENGESYFKNFEDALIIADRKLYEAKNSGRNRVC, encoded by the coding sequence ATGAGTGATAATATAAAATCTTTTAAAGAAGTTTTATCCTCTGAAATTGTGTATATAAAAGAGCAATTTTTATCAAGATATATTGCTAGTTTTAGAAAAATAGAAGAGGAAGAGTATGTAAATATAAAAGATTTTTTTTGTGATATTATAGAAGATATTTGTAATGGAAATTTAGAAAAATCATTTATTACTTGTGAAAAATTAGTAGAACTAAATATTAAACTCTCAATTCCATATGTAACTTTAACAAATGAACTTATAAATTTAGAAAAGTTAATTATGGAAAGACTCTTATATAAAAATGCAAAAGATGAAATTTATGAGATTTATAAACTTCATTTGGAATTAGAAGATACTATAGCAAAAATCTATCTTGATAAATATACTGAGAGTTTAATTAGTAAAAATAACATTAGATTATCTAGTTTAAATGATATATATGAAAGAAATGTAGTGTTATATTATAAGGCTCATTTAGAGTGGTTAAACGAGTTATCAAAAGCTGTAAAATCAAGAGACATAGCTATAATCCCTGAAACTAATCACACCCTTTGTACTTTTGGAAAATGGTTACACAGTGATGGTAAGAAAATAATTCAAAATAATTCAAAATATAATAGTATTTTGAAAATGCATGAGAAACTTCATTTTATGTCAAAACAAATTATGAGCTATTTATCAAAAGATAGTGGGCAAAACCATATCTTGCTAACATATTTAGAAAAAAGTGAAATGTTATCTTTATCTTTAGGAACAGAGCTTGCATTAATTGACAATACTTTAATAAATAATGAAGCGAAAAAAGATCCACTAACAGGTGCATTAAATAGACAAAGGATAGAAAAACTTTATCAAAATCAATTAGAAATTGCATCAGCTACAGCAGAAACATTTGTACTTGCAATGTGTGATCTTGATTATTTTAAAAATGTAAATGATAGCTATGGTCATATGGTTGGGGATAAAATGTTAAAAGCTTTTGTTCAAATTGCAAAAAAAAGCCTTAGAAGTTCAGATATGATTATTAGATATGGTGGAGAAGAGTTTGTCTTTATACTTCCTGCTGTTAATGCAAAAAAAGCAAAAGAGATTTTAAATAAAATTAGAGAAGATTTCCAATCATTTAGTATAGATTATGAAGATAAAAAAGTATCAACAACAATAAGTATTGGTTTTATACAAATCAATTCAGAAAATGGCGAATCCTATTTTAAAAATTTTGAAGATGCTTTAATAATAGCTGATAGAAAGCTATATGAAGCTAAAAATAGTGGTAGAAATAGAGTTTGCTAA
- a CDS encoding sensor histidine kinase yields the protein MQLKKNILTIILTFSILAILIIISSYYYISNKQHELLNSIYKSTHQNIVKTTQNLIKDKLNTTLTISLALAKSYDLQNIMKNKSYDQIDYQNITKEINKYSKYKNVWIQIVDKNGKSVYRSWTKLKGDNLLFRKDLKKSLMDKDVSSSISVALFNLTLKARTPIFDKENNFLGALEIITHFNSIAKDLKENNINSLVIADKKYKNTLKYPHTNIFIDDYYIANINADENLINYVTENKIEKYVNIKEYIIENNYLISNYTLNTANGEKLAYIINFLDLKNIDLNSVKSFKIKIIMSSIIALIFIFFSFLIYIYSSYLNKIKAQEMKKQSILDSQLSIIVITNGDTLIDANKKLIEFFKDVTTLDEFKEKYRCICKTFIDLDNDLYIVDKDYEGKNWAEHILINSEKHFRVAMKNSKNEIRHFSVKASTNPSESYIIATFSDITQDIKEIEKDKEKDRLLFQQSKIAAIADILKNIAHQWRQPLSVISTIASGMKIQKELNLLSNKDFEKSCDDIISNTQKLSHTIENFTNFFNKENNINNFSLVEALKEATDFFESIFEKNNIKCSFIYESDTILKCNKNDFSQAILNILDNSIYALTHNKNEDERVILIEFKNNILQITDSGNGIDEKIISKILEPYFTTKHQAFGVGLGLYIVNELFVKNLGYSIDIKNIAFEYENKKYFGASFMINFN from the coding sequence ATGCAACTAAAAAAAAATATATTAACAATAATTCTAACTTTCTCAATTTTAGCAATTTTAATAATTATCAGTTCCTATTATTATATTTCCAATAAACAACATGAGCTTCTAAATTCTATTTACAAATCCACCCATCAAAATATAGTTAAAACAACACAAAATTTAATCAAAGATAAATTAAACACAACACTAACTATCTCTTTAGCTTTAGCTAAAAGTTATGATCTACAAAATATTATGAAAAATAAAAGTTACGATCAAATAGATTATCAAAACATCACAAAAGAGATTAATAAATATTCAAAATATAAAAATGTTTGGATTCAAATAGTTGATAAAAATGGTAAAAGTGTTTATAGATCTTGGACTAAATTAAAAGGTGATAATTTACTTTTTAGAAAAGATCTAAAAAAAAGTTTAATGGATAAAGATGTTTCAAGTTCTATAAGTGTTGCATTATTTAATCTAACATTAAAAGCAAGAACGCCAATTTTTGATAAAGAAAATAACTTTTTAGGGGCTTTAGAAATAATAACTCATTTTAATTCAATTGCTAAAGATTTAAAAGAAAATAATATAAACAGTTTAGTAATTGCTGATAAAAAATATAAAAATACTTTAAAATATCCTCACACAAATATTTTCATTGATGATTATTATATAGCTAATATAAATGCAGACGAGAACTTAATAAATTATGTAACAGAAAATAAGATTGAAAAGTATGTGAATATTAAAGAATATATTATTGAAAATAACTATCTAATTTCAAATTATACATTAAACACTGCAAATGGTGAAAAACTAGCTTATATAATAAACTTTCTAGACTTGAAAAACATTGATTTAAATAGTGTAAAATCTTTTAAAATAAAAATTATAATGAGTTCTATTATTGCACTAATATTTATATTTTTCTCTTTTTTAATTTATATTTATTCTTCTTACTTAAACAAAATTAAAGCTCAAGAGATGAAAAAACAATCAATTTTAGACTCTCAACTTAGTATAATTGTAATTACAAATGGAGATACATTAATTGATGCAAATAAAAAATTAATAGAATTTTTCAAAGATGTTACAACCCTTGATGAATTCAAAGAAAAATATAGATGTATTTGTAAAACTTTTATAGATTTAGATAATGATTTATATATTGTCGATAAAGATTATGAAGGTAAAAATTGGGCAGAACATATTTTGATTAATAGCGAAAAGCATTTTAGAGTTGCTATGAAAAATAGTAAAAATGAGATTAGACATTTTTCAGTAAAAGCTTCAACAAACCCAAGTGAAAGTTACATAATTGCAACTTTTTCAGATATAACTCAAGACATAAAAGAAATAGAAAAAGATAAAGAAAAAGATAGATTACTCTTTCAACAATCAAAAATTGCAGCCATTGCAGACATCCTTAAGAATATTGCTCATCAATGGAGACAACCTTTAAGTGTTATTAGCACAATTGCAAGTGGTATGAAGATTCAAAAAGAGCTTAATTTATTATCTAATAAAGATTTTGAAAAGTCTTGTGATGATATTATTTCAAATACACAAAAGCTATCACATACTATTGAAAATTTTACAAACTTTTTTAATAAAGAGAACAATATCAATAATTTTTCACTAGTTGAGGCATTAAAAGAAGCCACTGACTTTTTTGAATCAATATTTGAAAAAAACAATATTAAATGCTCTTTTATTTATGAAAGTGATACTATTTTAAAATGTAATAAAAATGATTTTTCACAAGCAATTTTAAATATCTTAGATAATTCCATTTATGCTTTGACACATAATAAAAATGAAGATGAAAGAGTTATATTAATTGAATTTAAAAATAATATTTTACAAATAACAGATAGTGGAAATGGTATAGATGAAAAGATTATTTCTAAAATATTAGAACCTTATTTTACTACAAAACATCAAGCTTTTGGTGTTGGCTTAGGATTATATATTGTAAATGAGCTTTTTGTAAAAAATTTAGGTTATAGTATTGATATTAAAAATATTGCATTTGAATATGAAAATAAAAAATATTTTGGTGCAAGCTTTATGATTAATTTTAATTAA
- a CDS encoding CvpA family protein, with protein MQDFTIFDMVVLGITLVLGLKGLFRGLIKEVFGIVGIIGAIFVASRVSKDIGDLIAPFLALENETTIKLIGFIVALIGFWIIVYALGLIISKIFNASGLGIFDRIFGFLFGAAKVFLIFSVIAYALYQVNSFKKAIDEKSAGSVVMPHLLSVGSYIIKLDTSSITTKIGNTVDTVVDTAKDATSSEKPTSEKIQESIDETTNEIKQEVEKSVDEVKKAVEEEVMNKVEEKVKEVSTATDEQINTMKEKLQSIVNKPEETN; from the coding sequence ATGCAAGATTTTACTATTTTTGATATGGTGGTACTAGGTATTACTTTAGTTTTAGGACTTAAAGGACTTTTTAGAGGACTTATCAAAGAGGTATTTGGAATTGTTGGAATTATTGGTGCTATATTTGTAGCTTCAAGAGTATCTAAAGATATTGGTGATTTAATAGCACCTTTTTTAGCACTTGAAAATGAAACAACAATTAAATTAATTGGATTTATTGTTGCGTTAATTGGTTTTTGGATTATTGTTTATGCACTAGGATTAATCATAAGCAAAATTTTCAACGCAAGTGGTCTAGGAATTTTTGATAGAATTTTTGGATTTTTATTTGGTGCAGCAAAAGTGTTTTTAATCTTTTCTGTTATTGCTTATGCATTATACCAAGTAAATTCATTTAAAAAAGCAATTGATGAGAAATCGGCTGGTTCAGTTGTTATGCCACATTTATTAAGTGTTGGTTCATATATAATTAAACTAGATACAAGTTCAATCACAACAAAGATAGGAAACACTGTAGATACTGTTGTTGATACAGCAAAAGATGCAACATCAAGTGAAAAACCTACAAGTGAAAAAATTCAAGAAAGCATAGATGAAACTACAAATGAGATAAAACAAGAAGTAGAAAAAAGTGTAGATGAAGTAAAAAAAGCTGTTGAAGAAGAGGTTATGAATAAAGTAGAAGAGAAAGTTAAAGAAGTATCAACAGCAACAGATGAGCAAATCAATACAATGAAAGAAAAACTACAAAGTATTGTAAATAAACCAGAAGAAACTAACTAA
- the ispG gene encoding flavodoxin-dependent (E)-4-hydroxy-3-methylbut-2-enyl-diphosphate synthase, translating to MIKRYPTKQIFVGNVPIGGDAPIPVQSMTFTKTSDVKATVEQITKLHFAGADIVRVAVPDLEAANALKDIKSQIDLPLVADIHFKYKLALIAAEVVDCIRINPGNIGDKKRVAEVVKACQQRNIPIRIGVNSGSLEKQFEDKYGQTPEGMVASAEYNIKYLEDLGFTDMKISLKASDVQRTVQAYRMLRPKNNYPFHLGVTEAGTQFHSTIKSSIALGSLLLDGIGDTLRVSMTGELEEEIKVGKAILKDVGIAKEGLNIVSCPTCGRIEADLVSAVAEIEKRTAHIKTPLDVSVMGCVVNAIGEAKSADVAIAFGKGSGLVMKRGEIIEKLSGDALINKFIQEVELEAEKRK from the coding sequence ATGATAAAAAGATACCCAACAAAACAAATATTCGTAGGAAATGTACCAATTGGTGGTGATGCTCCAATACCAGTTCAATCTATGACTTTTACAAAAACATCAGATGTAAAAGCAACAGTTGAGCAAATAACAAAATTACATTTTGCTGGTGCAGATATTGTAAGAGTTGCTGTTCCTGATTTAGAAGCAGCTAATGCATTAAAAGATATAAAATCTCAAATTGATTTACCACTTGTTGCAGATATACATTTCAAATATAAACTTGCTTTAATTGCAGCTGAAGTTGTAGATTGTATCAGAATTAATCCAGGCAATATAGGAGATAAAAAAAGAGTTGCTGAAGTTGTAAAAGCTTGCCAGCAAAGAAATATTCCAATTAGAATTGGAGTAAACTCTGGAAGTTTAGAAAAGCAATTTGAAGATAAATATGGGCAAACACCTGAAGGAATGGTTGCAAGTGCTGAATATAATATAAAATATCTTGAAGATTTAGGTTTTACTGATATGAAAATATCATTAAAAGCAAGTGATGTTCAAAGAACAGTTCAAGCATATAGAATGTTAAGACCTAAAAATAATTATCCATTTCATTTAGGTGTAACAGAAGCTGGAACACAGTTTCACTCAACTATTAAATCTTCAATTGCATTAGGTTCACTATTACTTGATGGAATAGGGGATACTTTAAGAGTTTCAATGACAGGTGAGCTTGAAGAAGAGATTAAAGTAGGAAAAGCAATCTTAAAAGATGTAGGAATTGCAAAAGAGGGATTAAATATCGTTTCTTGTCCAACTTGTGGAAGAATTGAAGCAGATTTAGTAAGTGCAGTAGCTGAAATTGAAAAAAGAACAGCACATATTAAAACACCACTTGATGTTTCAGTAATGGGATGTGTTGTAAATGCTATTGGTGAAGCTAAAAGCGCTGATGTTGCAATTGCATTTGGTAAGGGAAGTGGATTAGTAATGAAAAGAGGTGAAATAATTGAAAAGCTTTCAGGTGATGCTTTAATTAATAAGTTTATACAAGAGGTTGAACTTGAAGCTGAAAAAAGAAAATAA